One genomic region from Leifsonia sp. Root1293 encodes:
- a CDS encoding LacI family DNA-binding transcriptional regulator has protein sequence MRKPATIRDVARDAGVSVAVVSRVINEGSGPVAAATRARVVEVIEQLGYQPRAAARELQQRGSTTIGLVLADLTNPFFARLADRVVWEARARGIHVVLLTTQEDEHLEAESIETLIGRSVGSVIATPTGGNAAKWRRLIELGVNVVFVDREIEELPEADVVTIRNDQSAEVTTRHLLELGHERIAFISGPLTTSTGRSRVAGFRQAMTDAGLPVDDRLIRAIPFRGDSGGDAVSALLALPDPPTGIIVGNTAQVRSSLRRIKQIGVSVPEDLSVVVFDDNPWTELVSPPLSVIRQPIDMLASHSVDVAVGRLRGAFTEPPRRIEIDAEFVQRSSAAPRISPPASAAAG, from the coding sequence GTGCGCAAACCAGCCACGATCCGCGATGTGGCGCGTGACGCGGGCGTCTCGGTCGCCGTCGTCTCGCGTGTCATCAATGAGGGATCCGGGCCGGTCGCCGCCGCGACCAGGGCCAGGGTCGTCGAGGTGATCGAGCAACTCGGCTATCAGCCGCGGGCAGCCGCCCGCGAGTTGCAGCAGCGGGGCAGTACCACCATCGGCCTCGTTCTGGCCGACCTCACCAATCCGTTCTTCGCCCGCCTGGCCGACCGGGTCGTCTGGGAGGCCAGGGCGCGCGGAATCCACGTCGTGCTGCTCACCACCCAGGAGGACGAGCACCTCGAGGCCGAGTCGATCGAGACGCTCATCGGCCGTTCGGTCGGCTCCGTGATCGCCACCCCCACCGGGGGCAACGCAGCCAAGTGGCGGCGGCTCATCGAACTCGGCGTCAATGTCGTGTTCGTCGACCGCGAGATCGAGGAGCTTCCGGAAGCCGACGTCGTCACCATCCGCAACGACCAGTCGGCAGAGGTGACGACTCGCCATCTCCTCGAACTCGGGCATGAGCGCATCGCCTTCATCTCGGGTCCGTTGACGACGTCGACCGGTCGCTCGCGTGTGGCCGGCTTCCGTCAGGCGATGACGGATGCCGGCCTCCCCGTCGACGACAGGCTCATCAGGGCGATTCCCTTCCGCGGCGACTCCGGCGGTGACGCCGTGAGCGCGCTGCTCGCCCTCCCCGATCCGCCGACGGGCATCATCGTGGGCAACACGGCACAGGTGCGCTCCTCGCTTCGCCGCATCAAGCAGATCGGCGTCAGCGTTCCCGAAGACCTCAGCGTCGTCGTGTTCGACGACAACCCGTGGACCGAGCTGGTCTCACCGCCGCTCTCCGTGATCAGGCAGCCCATCGACATGCTCGCGTCGCACTCCGTCGATGTCGCCGTCGGTCGACTCCGCGGCGCCTTCACCGAACCGCCACGACGAATCGAGATCGACGCCGAATTCGTTCAGCGCTCGAGCGCTGCACCTCGCATCAGCCCTCCGGCGTCGGCCGCAGCCGGCTGA
- a CDS encoding putative quinol monooxygenase yields the protein MSVVVTAVFHPRVGQHDTLVAALRERIPAVHAEKGCRLYAIHDAEDGTVTMLEKWDSRADLDAHATGSAVAALDAAVGGFLARPTPVTLMTPIAAGTADQGEL from the coding sequence ATGTCCGTCGTCGTCACCGCCGTCTTCCACCCGCGGGTGGGCCAGCACGACACTCTGGTCGCCGCGTTGCGCGAGAGAATCCCCGCCGTGCACGCGGAGAAGGGATGCCGCCTCTACGCGATCCACGACGCTGAAGACGGCACCGTCACGATGCTCGAGAAGTGGGACTCCCGCGCCGACCTCGACGCCCACGCCACCGGGTCGGCGGTCGCCGCCCTCGACGCAGCCGTCGGTGGATTCCTCGCACGGCCCACGCCCGTCACGCTGATGACGCCGATTGCAGCCGGTACCGCCGACCAGGGCGAGCTGTGA
- a CDS encoding gluconokinase codes for MGVSGSGKSAVGSALAAQLGRPFIDADDLHPASNIAKMAQGHPLDDDDRGPWLDAVGAAAIAAPGTVIACSALRRRYREKLLLAAPDAVFVELDVPRGELERRVRERSHEFMPSSLLDSQLATLESLEVDEPGFAVAVDPAESLHELIERIEARLGELASG; via the coding sequence ATGGGCGTGTCGGGATCCGGGAAGTCAGCCGTCGGATCGGCGCTGGCCGCGCAGCTCGGACGGCCGTTCATCGACGCCGACGACCTGCATCCAGCATCGAACATCGCCAAGATGGCGCAGGGGCATCCCCTCGACGACGACGACAGGGGCCCCTGGCTGGATGCTGTCGGCGCCGCCGCCATCGCGGCGCCGGGCACCGTCATCGCGTGCTCCGCCCTGCGCCGGCGCTACCGGGAGAAGTTGCTGCTCGCCGCTCCCGACGCCGTCTTCGTCGAACTCGACGTGCCGAGAGGTGAGCTCGAGCGGCGGGTGCGGGAGCGTTCCCACGAGTTCATGCCGTCGTCGCTGCTGGACTCGCAACTGGCGACGCTCGAGTCGCTCGAGGTCGATGAGCCCGGTTTCGCGGTTGCGGTCGACCCGGCGGAGAGCCTCCATGAGCTGATCGAGCGCATCGAGGCCCGTCTCGGCGAGCTCGCGAGCGGCTAG
- a CDS encoding patatin-like phospholipase family protein produces the protein MGSALVLGGGGVTGIAWETGLLFGLEQAGVHVRTADRLVGTSAGSTVAAQLASGTPLERLFEAQRRSSVGERAAKLSGVDILRLVSGLAFAKDRTKAIRSLGQASLERTDAAEAAARRAVIAERVPVSEWPDRDLRIAANDVLTGKLHVFTSADGVPLIDAVGASCAVPLVWPPVDIDGRYYIDGGLPYSANVQLAAGCDTVIVIAPLPRGIGVGTSVRAQLTALGPGVRGLVVSPDREAKRALGRNSLDPAAREASAVAGHLQAQRVAAEVAAFWRAPPTGPGRGAGA, from the coding sequence ATGGGGTCTGCACTCGTTCTCGGTGGTGGAGGGGTCACCGGTATCGCCTGGGAGACCGGACTGCTGTTCGGCCTGGAGCAGGCCGGTGTGCACGTGCGCACGGCCGATCGGCTGGTCGGCACGTCGGCCGGATCGACGGTGGCGGCGCAACTGGCCAGCGGGACCCCGCTGGAGCGCCTCTTCGAGGCGCAGCGGCGTAGCTCGGTGGGCGAACGTGCGGCGAAGCTCTCCGGCGTGGACATCCTCCGGCTCGTGAGCGGCCTCGCGTTCGCCAAGGACCGGACGAAGGCCATCCGAAGCCTGGGCCAGGCGAGCCTGGAACGCACTGACGCCGCCGAGGCCGCTGCGCGCCGCGCTGTCATCGCGGAACGGGTTCCGGTGTCGGAGTGGCCGGATCGCGACCTGCGCATCGCTGCGAACGACGTGCTGACCGGGAAGCTCCACGTCTTCACCTCCGCCGACGGCGTGCCTCTCATCGACGCCGTGGGTGCGAGCTGCGCCGTGCCCCTGGTGTGGCCGCCCGTGGATATCGACGGCAGGTACTACATCGACGGCGGCCTGCCCTACTCGGCCAATGTGCAGTTGGCTGCGGGATGCGACACCGTCATCGTGATCGCTCCGCTCCCCAGGGGCATCGGCGTCGGTACCTCGGTACGCGCCCAGCTCACGGCCCTCGGACCCGGGGTCCGCGGCCTCGTCGTCTCTCCCGACCGGGAGGCGAAGCGCGCTCTGGGCCGAAACTCCCTCGACCCGGCGGCCCGGGAGGCATCGGCCGTCGCCGGTCACCTGCAGGCGCAGAGGGTCGCCGCGGAGGTCGCCGCGTTCTGGCGTGCGCCTCCGACCGGGCCCGGGCGTGGGGCCGGGGCCTAG
- a CDS encoding endonuclease/exonuclease/phosphatase family protein, whose product MTDAAATAPMIGPVIAPDLHVMTYNIRRRIGHVMPTHPDRWATRRPLLRRILQAEQPTILGVQEALADQAAYVAESLGPDFGGVGRGRNPNGRGERSIIFFDRRRLRLTATNQLALSDTPDKPGSRTWGNSVPRVVVSAEFDDLATGGRVIAFTTHFDHKSPRARWRSAQMIVKLVADAQTANPAAVVVVTGDVNADVDSAVYRHLTEGGVLRDSWHAAEHRLTPQWGTFSNYLPLRPGGKRIDLILVGTNVEVERTGINVVRFDGAAASDHDPVQAVVRAIGAHGVPNEPPAEAVKVTAG is encoded by the coding sequence ATGACGGATGCAGCCGCTACAGCCCCGATGATCGGCCCCGTCATCGCTCCCGACCTGCACGTGATGACCTACAACATCCGTCGCCGCATCGGACACGTCATGCCCACCCACCCCGACCGCTGGGCGACCCGCAGACCGCTGCTGCGGCGCATCCTCCAGGCCGAACAGCCGACCATCCTCGGAGTGCAGGAGGCGCTGGCCGACCAGGCCGCGTACGTGGCCGAGAGCCTCGGGCCCGACTTCGGAGGCGTCGGCCGTGGCCGAAACCCCAACGGGCGCGGCGAACGCAGCATCATCTTCTTCGATCGCCGCCGGCTGCGCCTGACGGCCACGAACCAGCTCGCCCTGTCGGACACGCCGGACAAACCGGGCTCCCGCACCTGGGGGAACAGCGTGCCGCGCGTCGTGGTCTCGGCCGAGTTCGACGACCTCGCCACCGGCGGGCGCGTCATCGCCTTCACCACCCACTTCGACCACAAGTCCCCCAGGGCGCGCTGGCGGTCGGCGCAGATGATCGTGAAGTTGGTGGCCGATGCTCAGACCGCGAACCCGGCCGCTGTCGTCGTCGTGACGGGCGACGTGAACGCCGATGTCGACTCGGCGGTCTACAGGCACCTCACCGAGGGCGGCGTGCTGCGCGACAGCTGGCACGCGGCCGAGCATCGGCTCACGCCGCAGTGGGGAACGTTCTCGAACTACCTGCCGCTCCGACCAGGCGGCAAGCGCATCGACCTGATCCTCGTCGGCACGAACGTGGAGGTCGAGCGCACGGGCATCAACGTGGTGCGCTTCGATGGCGCGGCGGCATCCGATCACGATCCGGTGCAGGCCGTCGTTCGGGCCATCGGCGCCCACGGAGTCCCGAACGAACCCCCGGCAGAAGCCGTCAAGGTCACTGCCGGGTAA
- a CDS encoding DeoR/GlpR family DNA-binding transcription regulator, with amino-acid sequence MMATASTDATIARIGSGKRSQRMVAILDLVAERGTVSLLELSETLRISPATARRDLADLADQNLLLRTHGGATVLDRGTELPVALRDSRFQDAKRRIARTMADLVPQGRHAVALSGGTTTASVARELARHADLTIVTNSLTIAGLVANHPQLKVIMTGGILRPQSLELVGVLAEGTFTAVNVGTAILGADGISAASGVTTHDETEARTNHAMVMKAQRTVVVADGSKIGRVALAQMAELSQVAMLITDASADPEELDRIRAAGVEVVVAPD; translated from the coding sequence ATGATGGCTACTGCTTCGACCGATGCGACGATCGCGCGGATCGGCTCGGGCAAGCGGTCCCAGCGCATGGTGGCGATCCTCGACCTGGTGGCCGAACGCGGCACAGTGAGCCTGCTCGAGCTGTCGGAGACGCTGCGCATCTCGCCGGCCACCGCGCGGCGCGACCTCGCCGACCTCGCCGACCAGAACCTCCTGCTGCGCACTCACGGAGGAGCCACGGTGCTCGACAGGGGAACCGAGCTGCCCGTCGCCCTGCGCGACAGCCGCTTCCAGGACGCGAAGCGGCGTATCGCCCGCACCATGGCCGACCTCGTTCCCCAGGGCAGGCACGCGGTGGCGCTGTCGGGCGGAACGACGACGGCGAGCGTGGCGCGCGAGCTGGCGCGGCACGCCGACCTCACCATCGTCACGAACTCCCTCACCATTGCCGGCCTCGTGGCCAACCACCCGCAGCTGAAGGTGATCATGACGGGCGGCATCCTGAGGCCCCAGTCGCTGGAGCTCGTCGGTGTACTCGCCGAGGGCACGTTCACGGCCGTCAACGTCGGAACGGCCATCCTCGGGGCCGACGGCATCTCGGCGGCATCCGGGGTCACCACCCACGACGAGACCGAGGCGCGCACGAATCACGCCATGGTGATGAAGGCGCAGCGCACGGTGGTGGTCGCCGACGGTTCGAAGATCGGTCGTGTCGCCCTCGCCCAGATGGCCGAGCTCAGCCAGGTGGCCATGCTCATCACCGATGCCAGCGCCGACCCCGAGGAGCTCGACCGCATCCGGGCCGCTGGCGTCGAGGTGGTCGTCGCGCCCGACTGA
- a CDS encoding alpha-glucosidase/alpha-galactosidase, translating to MPQIVFLGAGSVVFTRQLLADLARFDDLPAFTVVLHDIDAERLEVARGTAEQVAARFGRDVEVVATLDRRAALAGADFVVNMIQVGGIAATRIDLELPARAGIRQTIGDTTGVGGVFRALRTFPVLSGIANDMLELCPDAWFLNYTNPMAMNVWWMSLVAPSIKTVGLCHSVYWTVNDLCELIGVPLEGTHFRAAGVNHQAWLTEWSRDGESLYPSLREKIAADPELERRVRVEMFRRLGYYPTETSEHSAEYLDWFLRSDEQIERFRIEPLQYIGISEENVAEFEAAKLALAEGRQLELEEGAAEYAPQIIHSILTGTERVIHVNVVNTGLIDNLPQGTVVEVPATVDAAGVHPIAVGSIPEQGAALNRTYLSVAQLTIDAALTGDAELVRRAVLVDPNASSSITPEQIWALCDELTDAHADLLPTSLGGRVELALP from the coding sequence ATGCCTCAGATCGTCTTCCTCGGCGCCGGTAGCGTCGTCTTCACCCGCCAGCTCCTCGCGGACCTCGCCCGCTTCGATGACCTTCCGGCCTTCACGGTCGTGCTGCACGACATCGATGCCGAGAGGCTGGAGGTCGCGCGGGGCACGGCCGAGCAGGTGGCCGCCCGCTTCGGCCGCGACGTCGAGGTCGTCGCGACGCTGGACCGCCGAGCCGCACTGGCCGGAGCCGACTTCGTCGTCAACATGATCCAGGTGGGCGGCATCGCGGCGACCCGCATCGACCTCGAGCTTCCCGCACGTGCCGGCATCCGGCAGACCATCGGTGACACCACGGGAGTCGGAGGCGTCTTCAGGGCGCTGCGCACCTTCCCGGTGCTCTCAGGCATCGCGAACGACATGCTCGAGCTCTGCCCCGACGCGTGGTTCCTGAACTACACCAACCCGATGGCGATGAACGTGTGGTGGATGTCGCTGGTGGCGCCGTCGATCAAGACCGTCGGCCTCTGCCACAGCGTCTACTGGACGGTGAACGACCTGTGCGAGCTCATCGGAGTTCCGCTGGAGGGCACCCACTTCCGTGCGGCCGGCGTGAACCACCAGGCCTGGCTCACCGAGTGGAGCCGCGACGGCGAGAGCCTCTACCCCTCGCTGCGCGAGAAGATCGCGGCCGACCCCGAGCTCGAGCGCCGGGTACGCGTCGAGATGTTCCGCCGCCTCGGCTACTACCCCACCGAGACGAGCGAGCACTCGGCCGAGTACCTCGACTGGTTCCTGCGCTCCGACGAGCAGATCGAGCGGTTCCGCATCGAGCCCCTGCAGTACATCGGCATCTCCGAGGAGAACGTCGCGGAGTTCGAGGCCGCGAAGCTCGCCCTCGCCGAGGGGCGCCAACTCGAGCTGGAGGAGGGCGCAGCAGAGTACGCACCCCAGATCATCCACTCGATCCTCACCGGCACCGAGCGGGTCATCCACGTCAACGTGGTGAACACCGGCCTCATCGACAACCTGCCGCAGGGCACCGTCGTCGAGGTCCCGGCCACCGTCGACGCGGCCGGCGTGCATCCGATCGCCGTCGGGTCCATCCCGGAGCAGGGCGCCGCCCTCAACCGCACCTACCTCTCGGTCGCCCAGCTCACCATCGACGCCGCTCTCACCGGTGACGCCGAGCTGGTGCGCCGTGCCGTGCTCGTCGACCCGAACGCCAGCTCCAGCATCACGCCAGAGCAGATCTGGGCGCTCTGCGACGAGCTCACCGACGCTCACGCCGACCTGCTGCCCACCAGCCTGGGCGGCCGTGTCGAGCTGGCGCTGCCGTGA
- a CDS encoding class II fructose-bisphosphate aldolase, with amino-acid sequence MTLASTRSLVDDAAERGGAVPSFNVITLDNAEAIVAGAEQAGCGVLLQLSENALAWHGAPEPILAACRELALAAAVPIGIHLDHIQDDALVERMLPRAVELGVGSIMYDASKLAYADNVTATTTLARRAQQLGLWVEAELGEIGGKDGAHAPGVRTHPDEARAFVEATGVDGLAVAVGSSHAMRDRSAELDIALIRELALRVSVPLVLHGSSGVSDAGIADAVRAGIRKVNVGTALSIASTAALRSSLAGQPDAVDPRKYSRAARSDTAALVAHLCEVIADPAR; translated from the coding sequence GTGACCCTGGCCTCGACGCGCTCCCTCGTCGACGACGCCGCCGAGCGCGGCGGCGCCGTGCCGTCGTTCAACGTCATCACCCTCGACAACGCCGAGGCCATCGTCGCGGGAGCCGAACAGGCCGGCTGCGGCGTCCTTCTGCAGCTGAGCGAGAACGCCCTCGCCTGGCACGGCGCGCCCGAGCCGATCCTCGCCGCCTGCCGCGAGCTCGCGCTGGCGGCCGCGGTGCCCATCGGCATCCACCTCGATCACATCCAGGACGACGCCCTCGTCGAACGGATGCTGCCCCGAGCCGTCGAGCTCGGCGTCGGGTCGATCATGTACGACGCGTCGAAGCTCGCATACGCCGACAACGTCACGGCGACGACGACCCTCGCCCGCCGAGCCCAGCAGCTCGGGCTCTGGGTGGAGGCCGAACTCGGTGAGATCGGCGGCAAGGACGGCGCGCACGCCCCCGGCGTTCGCACCCACCCCGACGAGGCGCGCGCGTTCGTCGAGGCCACGGGCGTCGACGGGCTGGCCGTCGCCGTCGGCAGCTCGCACGCCATGCGCGACCGGAGTGCGGAACTCGACATCGCCCTCATCCGCGAACTCGCCCTGAGGGTCTCGGTCCCCCTCGTTCTCCACGGGTCGTCGGGGGTGTCGGATGCCGGCATCGCTGATGCCGTTCGCGCCGGCATCCGCAAGGTGAACGTGGGCACGGCGCTCTCGATCGCGAGCACGGCCGCCCTGCGCTCGTCGCTCGCCGGGCAGCCCGACGCCGTCGATCCGCGGAAGTACTCGAGGGCCGCCCGCTCCGACACCGCTGCGCTGGTGGCGCACCTCTGCGAGGTCATCGCAGACCCCGCTCGCTGA
- a CDS encoding patatin-like phospholipase family protein, producing the protein MNTTSSFPSASSSPSGPGTRALVLGGGGATGNAWLIGMIAGLFESGLDVTTPDLTVGTSAGATVAAQLAGATPPELLAAILSAPQQHQPVAAGSASARSTLRPVHDHLERFRGIIASSADGADMRRRMGAMALAADAASDGSRRERWRATVASRFPGHDWPPRTVLITAVDAETGDGVVFDGSNGVSLIDAVAASTSGGGSAYAIDGRAYIDGGYRRSSENADLAAGHDTVLVLSPLGGRSLYPPEWNMHLAAQVHELRAGGSRVETVFPEGDAEHLLGVNAMDPSLRPAAARAGYDQGRAGAERIAEFWR; encoded by the coding sequence ATGAACACCACCTCCTCCTTCCCCTCCGCTTCCTCCTCCCCGTCCGGTCCCGGCACCAGAGCACTGGTCCTCGGCGGCGGCGGCGCCACAGGCAACGCCTGGCTGATCGGCATGATCGCCGGGCTGTTCGAATCCGGGCTCGACGTGACGACGCCCGACCTCACCGTCGGAACCTCGGCCGGCGCGACGGTGGCCGCCCAGCTGGCCGGTGCGACACCGCCCGAGCTGCTGGCAGCCATCCTGTCCGCACCTCAGCAGCACCAGCCCGTCGCTGCCGGATCGGCCAGCGCACGGTCCACCCTCCGTCCCGTGCACGACCACCTGGAGCGGTTCAGAGGCATCATCGCCTCCTCCGCCGACGGAGCCGACATGCGGCGCCGGATGGGTGCGATGGCGCTCGCGGCGGATGCGGCATCCGACGGCTCCCGACGGGAGCGGTGGCGCGCCACAGTCGCCTCCCGCTTCCCTGGCCACGACTGGCCGCCGCGCACGGTGCTCATCACGGCGGTCGATGCCGAGACCGGGGACGGCGTCGTCTTCGACGGCAGCAACGGCGTCAGCCTGATCGACGCCGTCGCCGCCAGCACATCAGGCGGCGGCTCGGCCTATGCCATCGACGGCAGGGCGTACATCGACGGCGGCTACAGGCGCTCCAGCGAGAACGCGGATCTGGCAGCCGGCCACGACACGGTGCTCGTGCTCTCCCCGCTGGGCGGCAGGTCGTTGTATCCGCCGGAGTGGAACATGCACCTCGCGGCCCAGGTGCATGAGCTCCGCGCCGGCGGCAGCAGGGTCGAGACCGTCTTCCCGGAGGGCGACGCCGAGCACCTCCTCGGCGTCAACGCGATGGATCCGTCGCTGCGCCCCGCGGCAGCCAGGGCCGGCTACGACCAGGGGAGGGCCGGCGCCGAGCGGATCGCCGAATTCTGGCGGTGA
- a CDS encoding amidohydrolase family protein, which yields MTQPDFAALAELRLAEWKPVSQLRASVTRVERAAHPAIDVHNHLGRWLTEDDDWMVADVQALVAMMDAHGVQAMVNLDGMWGDEVSANVERYDSAYPGRFLTFCQLDWAVLTRAGGESAEGAADGVATLIASLDDSAARGARGVKVWKNLGLTHRDPDGSLILPDDERVIAVLRHAGELGLPVLIHTADPIAFFEPLDAHNERLDELMFAQDWWFGDSDRYPTFDTLLDAHAALVLACPGTQFIGAHAGCAAEDLDRVERLLAAAPNYSIDIAGRMAELGRQPRRFRSLIERFGDRVLFGTDIYPANDEQFELYFRFLESSDESFSYDPGSEIPGQGRWAVSALALADEQLAAVYAGNARRVLGLPESGSAD from the coding sequence ATGACCCAGCCAGACTTCGCCGCCCTCGCCGAGTTGCGGCTGGCCGAGTGGAAGCCGGTGAGCCAGCTGCGGGCATCCGTCACCCGTGTCGAGCGTGCCGCGCATCCCGCGATCGATGTGCACAACCACCTGGGTCGATGGCTCACGGAGGACGACGACTGGATGGTCGCCGACGTGCAGGCACTCGTGGCGATGATGGACGCCCACGGCGTGCAGGCGATGGTGAACCTCGACGGGATGTGGGGCGACGAGGTGAGCGCCAATGTCGAGCGGTACGACAGTGCGTATCCGGGCCGCTTCCTGACCTTCTGCCAGCTCGATTGGGCCGTGCTCACCCGCGCCGGCGGCGAGAGCGCCGAGGGCGCCGCGGACGGCGTCGCGACCCTCATCGCATCGCTCGACGACAGTGCTGCCCGCGGGGCTCGGGGGGTGAAGGTGTGGAAGAACCTCGGCCTCACCCACCGCGACCCCGACGGGTCGCTCATCCTGCCGGACGACGAGAGGGTCATCGCGGTGCTCCGCCATGCAGGCGAGCTCGGCCTGCCGGTGCTCATTCACACGGCGGATCCCATCGCCTTCTTCGAGCCGCTGGATGCGCACAACGAGCGCCTCGACGAGCTCATGTTCGCCCAGGACTGGTGGTTCGGCGACTCCGATCGCTACCCGACCTTCGACACCCTCCTGGACGCCCACGCCGCCCTGGTGCTCGCCTGCCCCGGCACCCAATTCATCGGAGCCCACGCTGGATGCGCCGCCGAGGATCTCGACAGGGTCGAGCGTCTGCTCGCGGCCGCACCGAACTACTCGATCGACATCGCGGGGCGGATGGCGGAGCTGGGCAGGCAGCCGCGTCGGTTCCGATCGCTCATCGAGCGTTTCGGCGACAGGGTGCTGTTCGGCACCGACATCTACCCGGCGAACGACGAGCAGTTCGAGCTGTACTTCAGGTTCCTCGAGAGCTCCGACGAATCGTTCAGCTACGACCCCGGGAGCGAGATCCCCGGGCAGGGGCGCTGGGCCGTGTCGGCGCTGGCGTTGGCCGACGAGCAGTTGGCGGCGGTGTACGCAGGCAACGCGCGGCGGGTGCTCGGGCTGCCGGAATCCGGCAGCGCCGACTGA
- a CDS encoding SIS domain-containing protein, translating into MITSQEIASQPAIWREALTRIPEATALLARPGERVLVIGCGTSAYVAESFAALREAAGLGETDAAYASEPRAWRPYDAVIALTRSGTTTEVADALRSVPAGVRTIAVTGVADSPVADLCDDVLLLDFADEESVVQTRFPTTFLVLARAAFGEDVSALPDEAAAVLTAPLPIDVPALGHFVYLGTGWTYGLAQEAALKIREAAQAWAESYPLLDYRHGPLAVAGDGSLVWMLGRSDDDLADDIRRTGATVLTSTHDPLIELAQAQRLAVAVAELRGLNPDTPRHLTRSIVLG; encoded by the coding sequence GTGATCACGTCCCAGGAGATCGCCAGCCAGCCGGCGATCTGGCGCGAAGCCCTCACCCGCATCCCCGAGGCGACAGCGCTTCTCGCCCGACCCGGCGAGCGGGTCCTCGTCATCGGCTGCGGCACCTCGGCCTACGTCGCCGAGTCCTTCGCGGCGCTCCGCGAGGCGGCCGGACTCGGCGAGACCGATGCCGCCTACGCGTCGGAGCCTCGCGCCTGGCGCCCGTATGACGCCGTCATCGCTCTCACCCGGTCGGGTACGACCACGGAGGTCGCCGACGCCCTGCGGTCCGTGCCGGCCGGCGTACGGACCATCGCCGTCACCGGCGTCGCGGACTCGCCCGTCGCCGACCTCTGCGACGACGTTCTGCTGCTCGACTTCGCCGACGAGGAGTCGGTCGTCCAGACCCGCTTCCCGACGACCTTCCTCGTGCTCGCCCGGGCCGCCTTCGGCGAGGACGTCTCGGCGCTTCCCGATGAGGCTGCCGCGGTGCTCACGGCCCCGCTGCCCATTGACGTTCCGGCGCTCGGACACTTCGTCTACCTCGGCACCGGCTGGACCTACGGCCTCGCCCAGGAGGCAGCGCTCAAGATCCGCGAGGCCGCCCAGGCCTGGGCGGAGTCCTACCCGCTGCTCGACTACAGGCACGGGCCGCTCGCCGTTGCGGGCGACGGATCACTCGTGTGGATGCTGGGCCGTAGCGACGACGACCTGGCCGACGACATCCGTCGCACCGGGGCAACCGTGCTCACCTCGACGCACGATCCGCTCATCGAGTTGGCCCAGGCGCAGCGCCTCGCCGTCGCGGTGGCCGAACTGCGCGGACTCAATCCAGACACTCCCCGTCACCTCACCCGTTCCATCGTGCTCGGCTGA